CTTGGTTTTTATTTCAATTTTCTGCCTTTATTTAATAAATATATATATGACCCAATATTTTAACAGGATTGTTTAAAAGATGAATTTTTTTGTCCCTGGTCGTCTTTGTCTATTTGGTGAACATAGTGATTGGGCAGCAGAATATCGCCAGATCAATCCTAATATTGAACCAGGCTACGCGATCGTGGTTGGCACCAATCAAGGCATTTATGCTCAGGTCAAAACCCATAGTGATTTAGTTTTTAAAACGGCAAATCAGCCTCAGATATTAAAGCTAGCTATGGATAAGAATTTGTTGTTAGAAATGGCTCAAACAGAAAATTTCTATAGTTACATAGCGGGTGTCGCCTATCAAGCTTTGACTCGTTATGGAGTGGGTGGTTTAGAAATTGATAATTATTTAACGAATTTACCTATGAAAAAAGGTTTATCTTCTAGTGCAGCAATTTGTGTGTTGGTTGCCAGAGCATTTAATTATTTTTATCAGCTAAATTTGACTATTGAAGAAGAGATGAATCTAGCTTATTGGGGAGAAAAAACAACCCCTAGCCAGTGTGGCAGACTAGATCAAGCCTGTGCTTTTGGTAACCAGCCAATTTTAATGATTTTTGATGGCGATCGCCATCAGCTAAAACCTTTGACTATAGGTCAAGACCTGTATTTTATTGTGGTTGACTTAGCTGGTTCAAAAAATACTCAAGAAATACTGACTCAGCTTAATCAATGCTATCCTGTCGCTAAAAATGCTCTAGAAGCTCAGGTGCAAGACTATTTGGGCAGAATTAATGCTCAGATAGTTCAAGAAGCTATTTTGGCTTTAGAGCGAGGAGATGCAGCTATACTTGGTAGTTTAATGTCACAGGCGCAAACTGAATTTGACCGCAATCTGATTCCTGCTTGTCCTCAACAACTAAACGCACCTATATTACATCAGCTACTTAAGCACAAACCTTTGCAAGCTTATGTTTATGGTGGAAAGGGAGTAGGATCCCAAGGAGACGGTACAGCACAGTTTATTGCTGACGATCGCCATAGCCAACAAAAAGCGATCGCCATAATTCAGCAAGATTTTCCGCAGATGCAGTGCTACGAGTTAAATATTCCTCAGTCAAATTTATAAAGATCAAAGGGCGATCGCTTTATGGCGATCGCCCTTTGAATATTCAGTCTAAATAACTGAGGTTAAAAGTATACTTAAAACTTAAAGTGATGTATTAATTTATTGATTTGTAGCTATTGTTTCGGCATCAACATCAACAACATTAGTCTCGCTACCTATATCTTCGGTTGTTACATTGTTCTTTTCTTGGCGACTTTGCAATTTAGCAAAAGCCATTTGCGATAATTCTGTAAATAATAAACCAGCTAAAACCACATCATCAATTTGCCCGACAATTGGAAAGATATCGGGTATGACATCGATAGGACTAACAAGATAGATTGCTGTCCCAAGCATTACCCACCAGCGATACTTTGGATGACGAATTGCGCTGCGATACCATTCATATAGGGAAGAGAGGGAAAAATTCATCTTTGTTTTCGTGTCCTCGATTAAGTTATTTTTATTATGACACTTCCTAGTTGCTAGCTTAGTGTGGATAACCTCATTCAGATAATTCGGTAAGTACTATGATCTAGTGATTAATTATGACAAAGCACTTATAGTATTCCAGGCAATTTGATGATTTTTAGTGCCATTTGACCAAAAACCATTAATTAAACTATGCAAAATCAAGATTTTAAACTTGTTTTTGATTGTTTTTTTGAAGCATTTTGTAAATAAATAAACAGAAAAACTAATTATTAATATTTTAAATAAAATGTATATTGGTAAATAAATCCATAGACAGATGCTAAACATAATTAAAGTAGTAAACCATAAAACTTTAAATAGCCTTGTAAGGGAATTATTAACTTTTAAAGGTAGTTGAGCTAGTATTTGCAGAATCAACCAGTGATGAGCCTTAATAACTTTTGCTAATAATTGAGGATTTTGACACAAATCTTGCTGAACTTGTTGGAATATTTGTCCTTCTGAATTAATAATGCTCCGAACTACTTTTTTTGACTGGCTATGAGAGAATAAATAATTACTGGTAAAGATTAGTGGCGATCGCTCGATAGACATCAAATTTGCTCGATGTAGCCACTCGTTAAAATTTAATTGTTCTGCTGAAAAATAATTTAGTAGAGCATAATAGCGTAAATCAGCAAGATTATCAGGAGAAAGAGTAAACCTATAGTTATTTTCTTTTGCTTGTTCTATTTGGCTTAAAATCTCTGGATCAAAACGAAAAACAATTTGATACGGAATAGATAATTTATGGCTAATTCTAGCTCGATCTATTTGAATACAAGAATTAAAAATATTGGTGGCTATTGGCTGTTGACTTTTCACTAAGTTGCGGATACTAGATTTAAATTAAAACAAAGAGAGCATAAATTTAAGCAAACCTCGCCATTGTTGTTCTCCTGCGGTGATAGATTGTTCGTGCAGTTGTAACAATAAATCGCGATCGCTTCGTTCTAAAATAGACTGAGCATAGCGGTTCACAATTTTGCCATCCAATTGCAAAGATGTCTGAGCATAGGTAGTATCAGAGATGTTGTCATAACCCGATGAACTACGTAAAATGCGATCGCGACGATCTAAAGCAGCTTTTCTTTTGCTTAACTGCTGTAGGATATTAATAAAAGTGCGATCGCGCAACAGCTTATTGACCTCAGACATACTTTGCTGACCACTATGGGGAATAGCTTCGGGTAACCTAGTCGGGATGGTTTCCCACTCGGAGTTATTCTGACTGAGAATTGGCAAATCTCGTTTAATTTCAGATACTAGGGTGCGATTGTATAAGGTCGATTTAGGATCGATTACTTGTAAACAATATGCTAGTTCCAACTGACGACGTAATTGCAAATAACGATCGTCTAAAGATGAGTCAATTGTCGAGCGTTCCAAATAAGAACGAGAAAGATAATATATGCCTTGATAAACTTCCCAAGGAATAAACATCTCGTCCACAATCTCCTCGACTATAACGGTGCTAATTTCTACGGCAGTAATACTATCGAGCAAATTATGATTCATTAATTGCGTATTGTATGGACTTTCTTTGTTTTGATTTATAGGTTTTTAGCTCTTAGCTTCTACGAAACAGGGATGATTTTGGATAATCAGCTACGTAAACTGCAATTCATACTTGGAAAATAAATTTTTTTACATCTAGATTAAGCAATTAAGCATGAGTTGCGTTAAAAGCGATTCTTAATTTATCTCTTACTCCCTGCGGGGAGTATACCCCTTGGCTACTCATTACTTCTTTAATGTTGCTCCTCTGGAGATTCCGAAGAATTCCCCTCTCCTTCCCAATTTTGCCAATTTTGAGCAGCCTCTCGGATATTGAGAGACTTAAGATCGAATACCTCGCACTTTACTTTCTCATCGTCGGCATCTTCTTTTAGCCAATCACCCCAATCACCTTGTCCTGGCTGAGGATTTTCTTCTGAGCGATCGCTATCATGATCATCATCAAGATCGGCTAAAGACATTAAATCGTCTACCACGTCATCTTCTTCTGAAACAAAAGAAAGCAGGTTCGGCTCTGGGTTATTAGTTTTTATCCTTGAATTAAAGTCTGATGAAACCGCCTTGGTCATGTTGGCAGATAGTTGATTTGTCTCACGCTTTGGGGGTAGAGGCTCTCTAGTTACATCGGCAGCAATATCAACCCAGTTAGAATCTTCAGAAGTCTGTTGTTGAAAAGCGGACATTAACTGGAACATCTTTTGGAGACTAATTAGATTATGTTGAATGGTTTGATGTCCTTGAGTTACTTGCTCAATATGGAACTGTTTAATCTCCGAATAGCGATCGCCAGTTAGCTTTTCGCCAATTTCATTCTCGACTTTGCCTTCAATTAGACTGATGTGGGTGCGTAAACTACTATCTCCCTGAGACTGATTAGTATCTGCCTGATGCTGATTGCCTTCGGAGGTAATAATCTTAGTAGTAATATTTAGTTCAGGTGCATTACTCATGGCAACTAGGAAAGCTTCCTGGATATTGCCTGCTCGGATTGCCTGTTTAAAATCTTCGCTGGATGTCATCTGTTTCAAGCTTAAATAAAGAACAACTGTTTAATTGAGTGAGCAGTATAGACTTGATTATTTATTCAAACGACTTGGACTTAAAAGACGACGCATTTCTTCTAAGCTAGCCAGGTTTTTGATTAAGAAGCCTTGTTTTTGTTTTACTTGCTCAATATGCCATTGTTGTAATTCCCCATAGGCAGGATTGTCAATCAATTCAAGATCGACTTCATGTTCTACCGTGCCGTTTAACAAATTGATTCGTGTCGCAAATCTCTCTGTTGATGGGGATTGAGTAGCTCTATCTAGATCATTTTCAATGCAGGTAGTAACGTTTATTTCTACCGTCTTACTCATCGCTATAGTCAAAGCTGCAAAAATTTCTTGAGCCTGAATTTTGCCTTGCATTTTTTAAGTTCTAGAGTTTACCAACAGTAGCAGTTCATCACTGCCAAAAGTTGGTGATATTGTAGCCCAAGTTTTCTAACATTTGATGTAATAGAGGAAGGCTTAAGCCGATGACGTTGCTATGGCAGCCTTCAATTTTCTCCACAAACATACCTCCTTTTCCTTCTAAGGCAAAGCTACCAGCACATTTGAGAGGTTCACCCGTGGCAACATAAGCCTCGATAGTGCGATCGCTGATATTAGCAAAATAAACCTGAGTAATACCGCAGCGAATTATTTTTCTTTGTTGCTCCAGGTCTAGCAAGGCATGACCTGTATAGATCTTGCCCATTTTACCGCGCATTTCTTGCCAGCGAGCGATCGCCTGTTGAGATGAGTCTGGTTTACCATAGATGCGATTATTAATTGTCAATATTGAATCACATCCCAAAACTAAAGCATCACTAAATTGAGGTGCGACGGTTTCCGCTTTACATCTAGCCAAGGTTGTGACCAATTCAGCAGGATCTTCTATTTGCACCCGATCTTCATCAAAATCGCTTTTACATACCAAAGGTGCTATTCCTACCATCCGCAGCAACTTCAAACGCGCCGTAGAAGCAGAAGCCAAAACAAAACGAGGAGATGATTTATTTGCATTCATAAGCACCTATATATTTAAACTGCATATTGTACGCTCTGGTATCAGATTAAAATCGGGCAGATTGTAACTGTTTATGCGGATGATGAGACTCTAGTTAATTAGGCAAAAAATTAAGGTTAATGTTTACGGAAGGGGCGTGGGGAGGGACGTAACGTCCCCACCAGGACGGCGCTTATAAAGGGGGAACTTTCCCCCAGGAATAAACTTTGATTCTTACAGATAAGCTACTACCTACTACCTACTACCCACTACCCATTATTAAGACTGGTTGCTCCTTCATGAACTGTTTTCACCCACTTTAATCTTTTGGGGCGAATAGACATTCTGGCAGTAATACTTAGCATCACAACTTGCCAGTGAGCCATATAGATTAATCCTCTGATAGACTGTCCAACAATATCTAATAGTACGGGCAAAGTTAGAGCTTTGTTTTCGGCGACATGAATACGCACTAAGCCTTTAAATATACCGATAAAACCCCAAACGAATAACAGAATAGTTATCGGACTAAGAATAGGCAAACGGTGACGAGCGATCGCCAGAATACCATCAGGTACATTGGCAGCGGGAAGAATGTATTGCAACAGCATCCAGCACAGTAGATCGATTCTTTTGCCAAAGCCCATGGGCTTACTAAAGATATAACGCCAATAATCGAGATAGCGTTGATAACCCCCTTCCGCCCAACGGTTGCGCTGATGCCAAAGTGAGCTGGCTTTGGTTACTCCTTCTTCTAACACTCCAGGAGTCAACAAAAAGTCGATGCGCCAATTATCTAGATGCAGACGAATAGTTAGATCGAGATCGTCGGTAATGGTTTCCTCATTCCAGCCACCACAGCTATTTAAGGCAACACGACTAACAAACTGACCATTGCCCCGTAACTCGCCGATACCATCGACAGCAATACGCTGTTGTTGGACATAGCTATCCAATGCCATCTCTGCTGCTTGTCCCTTTGTCCAAAAGTTTTCTGACCTATTGGCGATCGCTTTTCGCACCTGTACTGCCCCTGTGTCTTGACTGTCAAATAAAGGCACAACTCTTTTTAGTAAATCTGGACTTACCTTGGCATCAGCATCAAAAACGCCAATAATATCACCAAAGGTTTTTGGTAATACCTGATTTAATGCCCCAGATTTTCCGCCACCTGCATTGGCTGCACGATGAACTACTCTTAATTGGGAATATTCCTTGGCTAATTTATCTAAAATAATTGGCGTATTGTCGGTACTGCGATCGTCTATTGCCCAAACTTCGTATTTATCAGTAGGGTAATCGAGACTACAGAGCATAGCTACCAAATTACTAATTACCGTCTCTTCGTTTTTGGCTGCTACTAAAAGAGAAACTTTGGGGACAGATTCTGACTCATCTATAGTCAAGGGCGGAGGCGTATTTTCAGGTCGAGTAAATAAATAGCGCAGTATTTGCATTCCTACCAAAACAACTATAGCCAAAACGACCCATTTTCCCCAACTTACAAAATGCAGAGAAATAGTAACTATCCAAATTACCATCAACAAAAAAGCGGCTTTTTGCCTGCGTCCCGCTAGACCTTGAAAGAAATCTTCTCGAAATTCTGCTTCGGCTGCTTCTGGGTCGGCTAATTCGCTTAGGAGAGAGTTAATGGGGTCGGATTCTAGATCTGATTCCTTTTTGCGCCAATAATTCTCTGCCATAGTTGTTACATTTGCTCGCTGCTTGTATTTAAAGCGATTATGGCTGTTGTAATATCAGCTTAAAATAATCGCACTGGCTCAATTGTAACCAAAAATGTAAACTTTCTTAGCTAAAATTTAATAAATGCCTAATGTAGATTAACGACCTTCAGAATTATTGGTTTTCAGCTATCAGCTATCAGCTTTTAGCTCTAAGCTACTACGTATAGAGCTAAATCAAGTTATTTAGCTACTAAGAAGTTTAATCACGACGAGATAAAGATTAGCTTGTCTATAATCTCAAGCTAGTTTGAAAGCAATTTTTAATTCACACTAAACATTAATAATATTTTTTTCGATGATGAACAGTTTGGCTACAGGGTTAGCGATCGCTTTATGCTCGGTACTATGGGTAGAGTTTGTCAGAGATTTTTATCATGTTTTGTCCCATCTCTGGCAGCCTTTATATCGTCTTCACATATGGCATCATAAGGTTTTTCGCCGCGACCTCTCCGTTGTTAGCGACACCATTTATCGTCAGGCGCATTGGTACAATGATGTGCCTGAATCTTTAGTGATGCTGCTGTTGAGTATTTTGCCTTGGAGTCTGGTTTCTGCTTGGGATCTTGCTCCTCAATGGGCAGCTTGGGCTGGATCTTTCTATACTCTGAGCTTTTTAATAGGCGCGATCGCTCGTGGTTTAGGTATTCCCTTTGTTGACGAGCTTACGGACATTACCCATCGTCCAGGAGAATTTACTACTCTGCCTTCTCGCTGGCTGGTAAATCGTCCTTACCATTGGCGACATCATTTTGATAACCAGAATGCCTATTTTTCTGGCACGTTAACGCTTGTAGATAAACTGTTAGGGACAGCACTGTCCTTGAAAAATAAGCGGATAGCGGTTACTGGTGCATCGGGTACTTTAGGCAAGGCTCTATTAACCCAGCTACATTTAGCAGGGGCAAAAGTTACCGCTTTTACTTCATCTAATACTGACATTACCTTAAATGTTTCAGGGGAAGATCTGGCTATCAAAACCGTAGCTTGGCAAATTGGCAAAGAAGCAGAATTACTAACCTTCTTAGAGCAAATCGATATTTTAATTATTAATCATGGGGTGAATGTTCACGCTCAAAGAGACGAAGCTGCGATCGCTAAATCCTATGAAGTTAACACTTTCTCGACTCTACGGCTGATGGAGCTATTTTTTCAAACCGTTAAAAGCGATCGCGACATGATCACAAAAGAAGTGTGGGTAAACTCCTCAGAAGCAGAAGTAAACCCAGCCTTTAGTCCCTTATATGAGCTAAGTAAAAGAGCGACAGGAGATCTTGTAACCATGCGTCGCTTAGATGCTCCCTGTGTCGTGCGTAAGCTCATTTTAGGGCCGTTTAAAAGTCAGCTAAACCCTGTAGGTATCATGTCTGCTAATTGGGTAGCCAAACAAATTGTTAATTTGGCACGCAGAGATTTCCGTAATATAATCGTGACCATTAATCCTCTTACTTTTATCCTTTTTCCCATCAAAGAACTTTGGGTTGCTAATTACTTTCGATTCTTTACAGCCACCACAACCAAAGTTGCTCAAAAGCGGTCAGACCCCCTAAAGGGTTCAACAGTTCCTTCAACGGGACGAGGCTTATAAAGGGCGGACGCAGGTTCCGCCCACAGCCCCTTAGAAACCTCCGCAACGGACTGTCTCACCGCGTCGCCGTTAGAGGGCAGACCCCCTAAAGGGTTCAGCAGTTCCTTCAAGTCGGGGAACCCGCCCAACGGACTGCTTCACCGCGTCGCCGTTAGGCGCAAGGGAATGCTGACCAAGAAGCTAAAAGCTAAAAGGGTCTAAGTCCCCTCTTTCTCGAAGAGGCGAAAAGTCTTCAATTAAAAGTAGTTTAAATCTACTTTTAATTGAGCTAATAGCTAACAGCAAAGCGGTTTAAGACAGCCCTTTTAGCTGAGTTGTCACAACTTTTAATTTCAAAGTGCGATCGCTGCGTTTAACGGTAAACTGTAGGCTTTGATTGAGGTTACTGCTGTCCACAAGCGACTGTAATTGACCTGCATCAGTAATCGTTTGACCATCAATAGCCACAATTACGTCTCCTAAGCGTAAACCTGCTTTTTCTGCTGGTGTATTAGGCAAAACTCTAACGATCAAGACCCCATTTGTTTCGGGAATAGCAAAAGGAGAATTAGGATTTTGGTTATTTTTCTGTGCCAACTCAGGAGTTAGACTTCGCATCTGCACACCAATATAAGGATGGGGAACTTGTCTGCCCGCAATCAGAGTATCAGTAATAGATTTAACTTTGTCAATGGGAATAGCAAAGCCGATGCCATTAGCATCAGGACGAATAGCTGTATTGATACCAATAACTTCTCCCTGTTCATTAAGTAATGGTCCGCCAGAGTTACCAGGATTGATAGCTGCATCGGTTTGCAAAAAGTCAATTTTCTTATCGGGGATACCAACCTCAGCCGAGGAACGAGTTAAAGTACTAATGATGCCCAAGGTAACGGTATTGTCTAAGCCCACAGGGTTACCCACGGCGATCGCCCAGTCTCCTACTCGAACATTACCAGAGCTACCCAATACTGCTATGGGCAGATCTTCGCCTGGATCATCAATTTTGACAACTGCCAAATCAGTTACCTCGTCAGTGCCTTTGACTACCCCTGCAAATTCTCGTCCGTCTTTGAGAGTTACGGTAACTCGATCTGCACCACTAACTACATGAGCATTGGTTAAAATCGTGCCGTCTTTTTGGGTAATAAAGCCCGAACCTTGTCCACGCAACTGCCTTTCTCTGGGCATTTGTTCGCCAAGGCGATCGCCAAAAAATTCCCGAAAAAAAGGATCTTGAAACATGGGATCCATTCTGGTGGCAATAGTTTTCTCTGTATCAATCCTAACTACGGCTGCCCCAGTCTTGGCTACTGCTGCTGCCACGAAACTAGTAGAAGCTTTGACAACAGGTGCTTGTGCTTGAATTTGTGGTTCAGGGGTAAGGGTGATAGTATTTTGTTTAGTTTGGGAATCTATAGGTAAGGTGTCTGCCTGTGAAGACATCACTCTAATACTGCTAAAAGTCAAAATAACTCCTAAAAAAAGGGCTATAGCGTGGCTAGCCACTTTACCTAGAAATCGCTGCTTGGTCATTATTTTTAGTTAAATTTAATATTAGGGAATTAATCATACTTTTTTATCATAGCTTGACTAAATGTTTGTCTGCTGTGACCCCAGAAGGCTGAGTAATCTCTGACCGCGGAGTACCGTTCACTGGAAAATGATCGTTAGCTTCTTTAAGATTTATCTTTTACTTGCAATCTCATAACTATAAGTTCTAAGCTTTAAGCCATAAGCTGATGACAATTAATTCTTGGCAATGGTAAGTAATTCAAGTTCGACTAGTTATGCAATAGATTTTGGTACTAGCAATACGGCGATCGCTCGCTGGAATCGGGCTACGGAAAAAGCAGAACTAGTTAGCTTACCTAATTTATCTCAACAGTTTAGTTCCCTCCCACCGCTTATTCCTAGCTTGGTATACGTAGAGGATGCAGCCACAGGCAAAATTATTGCCGGACAAGCAGTGCGCGATCGCGGTTTAGATATCCAAAGCAACCCGCGTTTTTTTCGCAGTTTTAAGCGCGGAATTGGTACAGATATTCAGGGCTTTTTACCTCAGCTAGACGGCAGAAATTTATCTTTTGAGCAGGTTGGCGAATGGTTTTTACGGGAATTGATCGCCAGTCTGAGAGGGGAAACAGAATCAGATCTTCAATCATTGGTTTTAACTGTCCCCGTCGATAGTTTTGAATCCTACCGCCATTGGCTGATGGGGGTATGTCAGTCTTTAAAAGTAGAGCAAATTAGAATCCTCGATGAGCCGACTGCTGCTGCTTTAGGCTATGGTGCAGGGGCAGAAGAATTACTGTTGGTGGTAGATTTTGGTGGAGGAACAATTGATTTATCTTTAGTGCAGCTATCGTCAACCAGCCCTCAAACTCGGGGCTATCTCCTCAAGTGGGGACGAAAAATGTTGGGAGAAAATACGGCACAACAAAAAAATACGGCACGGGTAATTGCCAAAGTGGGAGACAATTTAGGGGGAGCAGATATTGATAATTGGCTGGTAGATTATTTTGCCACCACCCAAGCTTTGCCTAAATCTGCTTTAACGACTCGTTTGGCAGAAAGATTGAAGATTAAGCTGACTAAGGAAACAGAAGCACAAGAAGTTTACTTTAACGATGAAACTTTAGAAACCTATGAGCTAGCTCTAGATCGCGATCGCTTTAACAGTATTTTAGAGCAGCAGCAGTTTTTTAACCGACTTGATGAGCTTATGACTCAGGTTTTGCAACAGGCGCGACGCAATGGCGTAGAAACTACTGACATAGATTCAGTCTTACTAGTAGGTGGCTCAGTACAAATACCTGCCGTCCAAAATTGGGTCAAGCAGTATTTTGATGAAGATATGATAAAGAATCAGCAACCTTTAGAAGCGATCGCTACTGGGGCATTACAGGTATCTCGAAGCATTGAGGTAAAAGACTTTCTCTATCATAGCTACGGTATTCGCTACTGGAATCGGCAAACAAATAGTCATGGTTGGCATCCGATCATTAAAACAGGACAGCCTTATCCTACAGAAAAGCCAGTAGAGATAGTTTTGGGTGCTTCTACCCCAGGGCAAAGCAGTATTGAGTTAATTATTGGTGAACTGAGTGCAGCCACTGCCACCACAGAAGTTTATTTTGATGGCGATCGCTTAATTACTAAAGCTGTAGATACTCTGGGCGATCGGGTACAGCCGTTAAACGACCGAGATGGGGCAAGGACAATTGCTCAACTTGAGCCTGTGGGCAATCCTGGAAGCGATCGCCTTCAGCTTTTGTTTAGCGTTGACGATCAGAGGCATTTGCGTATTACCGTTGAAGACCTATTAACCCAACAAACTTTACTAAATAATTACATTGTAGTCAAGCTAAATTAACGAAGCATATTGTAATATGTACTTAAGTGGAAACTAGGGTATCAATCACCAGTAATTTTGGCAATTACCAGTGTTGTACCTAAAATTCGCTTATTTAAAAAGGTTATAAGTCTAATTACCCCAAAATTAAATTTTGCCTAAATTTTTTTTAATGATATTTAATATTTATAGAGTAAAGTGGCTACTTAATTTAGACCAATCTAACTGAATTAACCAAGCATTAATCCCAATTTAAGCGTTTTTGGGTTATCATTACTTAGTTTAATTAGGAATTACTTAGTAATAGTTACTGATTAAGCATAAAACAAAGAGTTAAGCGTAATAACACCCGCATTGGAAAAGCATACATAAAAAATAAAAAATATTAGATAAGAGATGAAATCTAAACGAGTAAATATACTAAATATTCCCATTGATGATATAGACACACATGAGCTTTTAGAAAGACTCAAAATTGGTGGAGTGGTTTTTACACCAAATGTAGATCATTTAGTTAAGCTGCAAAAAAATTCTGAATTTTATCAGGCATATCAAGAAGCCGATTATCGAGTCTGCGACAGTCAGTTAATTATGTTCGCTTCGCGTTTTTTGGGACAGCCTCTTAGGGAAAAGATTTCTGGATCTGATTTGTTCCCTGCTTTTTATCAACGTTATGGCAATGATGAAAGCGTCAAGATGTTTTTACTTGGTGGCTTAGAAGGAGTGGCACAAAAGGCTAGTAATAACATTAATACCAAAGTTGGTCGCAACATGGTGGTAGATACTTATTGCCCCCCTTTTGGTTTTGAACAAGATCCTGCCCAGTGCCAAAAAATTATTGAAATTATTAATGCTTCAGGGGCAAATGTATTAGCTATTGGAGTTGGTGCGCCGAAGCAGGAAACCTGGATTTGCCAGCATCGAGCTAAGATGACAAACATAAAAACCTTCTTGGCGATTGGAGCTACTTTAGACTTTGAGGCAGGTACCCTGAAAAGAGCGCCTGCTTGGATGAGTTCAGCGGGTTTAGAATGGCTTTACAGACTAATAAAAGAGCCTGGTAGGCTTTGGAAAAGATATTTAGTAGAAGATACCAGCTTTTTTATGTTAATATTACGCCAAAAGTTTAACTTGGATCATAAACAAAATTTTTTGGGCAAAAAAAGTATGCTCGAATCTAGTCCCGTTGGCAGAGAGTAATATCGCAGTACGTTGATTGGTTAGGACAGAAAAATGAACTGTTCGTAAGTAACAAGTAGCAAGTAACAAGTGTCCTAATATAAGTACGTATAGCTATAAATACCAAAGCGATCGCTCTAAATCTTTAAAGAGACACTATTGGTCTAAAGCCTCAACTCTTGGACTACCATCTGCTTCAATCCAAACTAATTGTTTAATACGGCAGGTTTGAGCGTATCGTCTAACTGCTGTTGGCGATCGCTCTGCCAAGTCAATTTCTATCTTGAGAGGAGCATTTTCTTTTCTCAGTTTGCGGGCATATTTGAGCGCAGCAGCCTCTGCTTCTGTGGTAGTAGGAATAACCAGACAATCACTGCTAGGAGCTTGTTGAGGCAGTTTATCTGTAGATAACAAGCTCGAATGTAAATCTTCAATCGAGAGAGAAAAGCCAATTCCAGGAGATGATTTCCCTTGAGGATCGTACAGCCCCAGCAATCGATCGTAACGTCCACCTTTGGCTAAAACATAAGACTGATGGTCTTGAAAACAAACGGCTTTAAAAACAATACCTGTATAGTAATCAAAGGTTTGCAGTAAACTAAGATCTAAGGTTAAAGGTAAAGGTTGCTCGGAACTACTATTGAGTAATTCAATCAGAGATTTGAGATTATTGACTATTTCTCTGGCGGCAGGATCTAAATTGAGAGTAGAAACTTTACTTAAAACAGCTTCTGGTTTACCCCGCAAATCAAATAAAAGTAAAGCCTGAGCTTTTAAATCTGCATCTAACTCTAAATTCTCCAAGGTAATTCGGTCAAGATTAGCAATACATTGGCGTACTGAGGGGCGGATCGACTCAGGAAATGCCGATAGGAGCGATCGGGTTAATCCAGCCTCTCCTAACAAAATAGACCAATCTGGCGTACCCAATTCATATAAACAGTCCGCTAGCAAAAGAATTATTTCGGCATCAGCT
This DNA window, taken from Pleurocapsa sp. FMAR1, encodes the following:
- a CDS encoding ATP phosphoribosyltransferase regulatory subunit — its product is MIYQTPAGARDLLPLEVEQKRWINDRLQHTFQTWGYQRIVTSTLEWLDTLTAGGAIQPSKVIQLRNNGESSLGLRPELTASIARAAVTRMASSTYPQRLCYRANVFRNPPQSHHGRQLEFYQAGVELLFAGGVLADAEIILLLADCLYELGTPDWSILLGEAGLTRSLLSAFPESIRPSVRQCIANLDRITLENLELDADLKAQALLLFDLRGKPEAVLSKVSTLNLDPAAREIVNNLKSLIELLNSSSEQPLPLTLDLSLLQTFDYYTGIVFKAVCFQDHQSYVLAKGGRYDRLLGLYDPQGKSSPGIGFSLSIEDLHSSLLSTDKLPQQAPSSDCLVIPTTTEAEAAALKYARKLRKENAPLKIEIDLAERSPTAVRRYAQTCRIKQLVWIEADGSPRVEALDQ
- a CDS encoding Hsp70 family protein, which gives rise to MVSNSSSTSYAIDFGTSNTAIARWNRATEKAELVSLPNLSQQFSSLPPLIPSLVYVEDAATGKIIAGQAVRDRGLDIQSNPRFFRSFKRGIGTDIQGFLPQLDGRNLSFEQVGEWFLRELIASLRGETESDLQSLVLTVPVDSFESYRHWLMGVCQSLKVEQIRILDEPTAAALGYGAGAEELLLVVDFGGGTIDLSLVQLSSTSPQTRGYLLKWGRKMLGENTAQQKNTARVIAKVGDNLGGADIDNWLVDYFATTQALPKSALTTRLAERLKIKLTKETEAQEVYFNDETLETYELALDRDRFNSILEQQQFFNRLDELMTQVLQQARRNGVETTDIDSVLLVGGSVQIPAVQNWVKQYFDEDMIKNQQPLEAIATGALQVSRSIEVKDFLYHSYGIRYWNRQTNSHGWHPIIKTGQPYPTEKPVEIVLGASTPGQSSIELIIGELSAATATTEVYFDGDRLITKAVDTLGDRVQPLNDRDGARTIAQLEPVGNPGSDRLQLLFSVDDQRHLRITVEDLLTQQTLLNNYIVVKLN
- a CDS encoding WecB/TagA/CpsF family glycosyltransferase translates to MKSKRVNILNIPIDDIDTHELLERLKIGGVVFTPNVDHLVKLQKNSEFYQAYQEADYRVCDSQLIMFASRFLGQPLREKISGSDLFPAFYQRYGNDESVKMFLLGGLEGVAQKASNNINTKVGRNMVVDTYCPPFGFEQDPAQCQKIIEIINASGANVLAIGVGAPKQETWICQHRAKMTNIKTFLAIGATLDFEAGTLKRAPAWMSSAGLEWLYRLIKEPGRLWKRYLVEDTSFFMLILRQKFNLDHKQNFLGKKSMLESSPVGRE
- a CDS encoding HhoA/HhoB/HtrA family serine endopeptidase, whose translation is MTKQRFLGKVASHAIALFLGVILTFSSIRVMSSQADTLPIDSQTKQNTITLTPEPQIQAQAPVVKASTSFVAAAVAKTGAAVVRIDTEKTIATRMDPMFQDPFFREFFGDRLGEQMPRERQLRGQGSGFITQKDGTILTNAHVVSGADRVTVTLKDGREFAGVVKGTDEVTDLAVVKIDDPGEDLPIAVLGSSGNVRVGDWAIAVGNPVGLDNTVTLGIISTLTRSSAEVGIPDKKIDFLQTDAAINPGNSGGPLLNEQGEVIGINTAIRPDANGIGFAIPIDKVKSITDTLIAGRQVPHPYIGVQMRSLTPELAQKNNQNPNSPFAIPETNGVLIVRVLPNTPAEKAGLRLGDVIVAIDGQTITDAGQLQSLVDSSNLNQSLQFTVKRSDRTLKLKVVTTQLKGLS